One genomic window of Bacillaceae bacterium S4-13-56 includes the following:
- a CDS encoding cellulose biosynthesis cyclic di-GMP-binding regulatory protein BcsB, producing the protein MNKDNDGFLTDGSSIPPRKKKFKKKKRSFFSKKSIIIVMILIIGIGIWQKQNLIQFWEDYVDPLFSSENDPTNISTNSDVKPSSIDQGTNVQTGQESEPKNDSPTNSDEEDRENVTNSPLSFSIYTPKEYKDLKQNKEKSITIGQAIPFLNQQMVTLNGVDETRDFYYEVPISDVADDNYIELVVSHSDLLDPKKSTLTIMIDDVPIKSILLTKENQDQSKIKIPLSKENLSSGFHKITLNSHGYISGDYCYDEENPANWVKIHPTSYAFIDTQETIVRDDLLGDFPYPFIQTGTPQVIYGTIVIPDHPSSEIINSALNLSSYLSSLTLTNSGFPIVTESEWMEDDELKHTIAIGSMESWKGNVKQIVNTKKIKVEKNHLLLENLYLSDEETTKQMLLVTASNNHLIESNIHVLFDSELDVQLTGNSLTLDQVPSTSKEKNNFETLEAIGFENQLLTLEKKETNSYYLTIPSYWKINEDSYLDLMIKASPSFLNQSELTQEMDEQGLLTILVNNTPYGVSLNQVIETKDDAGFYHYKLPLTEKLLENSTSLEIKFTSSLDDRYGCSDDENNLWVFIDNQSKFHFNYEIADSDNFLYWPAAYINNSNPTSLAILIPGKKVTSDILSQLSILYSRMPSQARMKLNATIIQGTPSKEEENALRQLDVIVLGNLTDYEFLNEKRKESSIKWNQEGINLASYSFINETTDYVTWMEPSLWNKEKVMTVFARMENQDTYIHQDLLTYLLEQKDNVDIVVRNKAGEYFSSNLNGEVKQESSNVNSQEQIESQNDPQESISGVIWLYFIGILLGGILLFLFFLRKKKID; encoded by the coding sequence TTGAATAAAGATAACGATGGGTTTTTAACAGATGGATCATCCATACCTCCTAGAAAAAAGAAATTCAAAAAGAAAAAAAGAAGTTTTTTTTCAAAAAAAAGTATAATTATAGTTATGATATTGATCATTGGGATTGGAATTTGGCAGAAACAGAACTTGATTCAATTTTGGGAGGATTATGTAGACCCTCTTTTTTCTAGTGAGAATGATCCCACCAATATCAGCACAAATTCTGATGTTAAGCCTTCCTCCATTGACCAGGGGACAAATGTGCAAACCGGCCAAGAGAGTGAACCTAAGAATGATAGCCCTACAAATTCTGATGAAGAGGACAGAGAAAATGTCACAAATTCTCCGTTGAGTTTTAGCATTTATACGCCTAAAGAATATAAGGATCTTAAACAAAATAAGGAAAAATCTATCACAATAGGTCAAGCTATCCCTTTCTTAAATCAGCAAATGGTTACTCTAAATGGGGTGGATGAAACAAGGGACTTTTATTATGAGGTACCTATTTCTGACGTTGCTGACGATAATTATATTGAATTGGTCGTTAGTCATTCTGATCTTTTAGATCCAAAGAAATCAACATTAACTATTATGATTGATGATGTGCCTATCAAAAGCATTCTGTTAACAAAAGAAAACCAAGATCAGTCAAAAATAAAAATACCTTTATCGAAAGAAAATCTTAGTTCCGGGTTTCACAAAATCACCTTAAATAGTCACGGTTACATTTCGGGAGATTATTGTTATGATGAAGAAAACCCTGCCAATTGGGTCAAAATTCATCCAACTTCTTATGCTTTTATAGACACACAAGAAACTATAGTACGAGACGATTTGTTAGGAGATTTTCCCTATCCATTTATACAGACAGGTACTCCCCAAGTTATTTACGGGACTATAGTCATACCAGACCATCCATCTTCTGAAATTATAAATTCAGCACTAAATCTTTCCAGTTATTTGTCATCACTCACTCTTACAAATTCAGGATTTCCAATTGTTACGGAGTCTGAGTGGATGGAAGATGATGAATTAAAACACACCATCGCTATTGGTAGTATGGAGAGCTGGAAAGGAAATGTGAAGCAAATTGTTAACACAAAAAAGATTAAAGTGGAGAAAAATCATTTATTGCTAGAAAATCTTTACCTTAGTGATGAAGAAACTACTAAACAAATGTTATTGGTCACAGCATCAAATAATCATTTGATAGAATCCAATATTCACGTACTGTTTGACTCTGAATTGGATGTGCAATTAACCGGAAATTCATTAACCCTTGATCAAGTTCCAAGCACAAGCAAGGAAAAGAACAATTTTGAGACACTAGAAGCTATTGGATTTGAAAACCAATTACTAACATTAGAAAAGAAGGAAACCAACTCTTACTACCTAACCATCCCGTCCTACTGGAAAATCAATGAGGATAGTTATTTGGATTTAATGATAAAAGCGTCTCCTTCTTTTTTAAACCAATCAGAGTTAACACAAGAAATGGATGAACAGGGCCTTCTCACCATCTTAGTTAACAATACACCTTATGGAGTCTCATTAAATCAGGTAATAGAAACAAAAGATGATGCTGGTTTTTATCATTATAAACTTCCTCTTACAGAGAAGTTATTGGAAAACAGTACATCTTTAGAAATCAAATTTACTTCTTCTTTAGATGATCGATATGGTTGTTCTGATGACGAAAACAACCTATGGGTATTTATTGATAATCAAAGCAAATTTCATTTTAATTATGAGATAGCAGATAGCGATAACTTTTTGTACTGGCCAGCAGCTTATATAAATAACTCAAACCCAACTTCACTAGCTATCCTTATCCCAGGAAAAAAAGTCACTAGTGACATACTATCTCAGCTATCTATTCTTTATAGCCGTATGCCATCACAAGCGAGGATGAAATTAAATGCGACCATTATTCAAGGAACCCCTTCAAAAGAAGAAGAAAATGCTTTGCGTCAATTAGACGTGATTGTCTTGGGAAATTTAACGGATTATGAGTTCCTGAATGAAAAAAGAAAAGAATCCAGTATCAAATGGAATCAGGAGGGAATTAATCTAGCGAGTTACAGTTTTATTAATGAAACAACGGACTATGTCACATGGATGGAACCTTCCCTTTGGAATAAAGAAAAAGTCATGACAGTATTTGCTCGTATGGAAAATCAAGATACTTATATCCATCAAGATTTGTTAACTTATCTACTTGAACAAAAAGATAATGTGGATATTGTCGTGAGAAACAAGGCTGGAGAGTATTTCTCTTCGAATCTAAATGGAGAGGTAAAACAAGAGAGCAGTAATGTTAACTCGCAAGAACAAATAGAATCCCAAAATGACCCACAAGAAAGTATATCAGGAGTAATTTGGCTCTATTTCATTGGCATATTGTTGGGGGGCATTCTCCTTTTCCTATTTTTCTTAAGGAAGAAGAAAATAGATTAA
- a CDS encoding immune inhibitor A has translation MRKSKKVLSVLSIVALVGTLLPAAGFAQQTGYNPDPIVQEADSEFLSMTVEEAIASGKVDFSGVDVNGEDSSDSGQAAAAPSVTLEDVGKVVPWIIADNFSGGYYFKNFTLKGVGKYGEVWVANNLSYPEGDPRNEAGIAEVTDEQVNYLLNEFDTKMYEQEVEFFGAPMERKGEHGYLPEYQDDAGRVVILVDNILDENYFDPNYPSYIAGYFSSTISDLSDRNVMTIDSLDWANRTGPDAARPFLYEGTFAHEFQHLLHRDSDSAEENFINEGLSDFAQYLVGYGHSDSHVNFIMENLKNSLTLWEDQGGLQILGDYGIAYLFQLYLYEQYGQEFIQKEFKNQLQGIDSINAVLEEMGGDRDFNDVYQDFMLALMLDGKYQGDGGTYNFDSINVNPNLDAAVESDLYAPAWGTDVKFITPDKKIDHLYFKGIDFLGTSWTTVTDSEKGEVLWGNEGHQADNFLIKELDLTGETNPVLSFETKYLIEEQWDFGAVQVSTDNGETWVSLENENTRSDVVEDGHPNVKANLPGFTGDSGGWTTESFDLSEYAGQEILLGFRYMTDWAYNDPGWYLSNLMLNGENIDPMTSTDGFMSLAEATKNYVNYQVSFVGYMKGNAKGQDNHVKVIKFPDLLNMSEGDKLELGDMLRSSKYSKVLMMVTYAPEPGQGGSATYDYEVVMKSNNKK, from the coding sequence ATGAGAAAGTCCAAAAAAGTTTTATCGGTACTATCTATTGTTGCATTAGTAGGCACACTACTGCCTGCCGCAGGATTTGCCCAACAAACTGGGTATAATCCTGATCCAATTGTCCAAGAGGCAGATTCAGAGTTTCTTTCAATGACCGTTGAAGAAGCTATTGCAAGTGGCAAAGTGGATTTCAGTGGAGTTGATGTCAACGGAGAAGATTCCTCTGATAGTGGACAAGCGGCAGCTGCGCCATCCGTAACACTAGAAGATGTTGGGAAAGTTGTACCATGGATCATAGCAGATAATTTCAGTGGGGGTTACTACTTTAAAAATTTTACTCTTAAAGGTGTAGGAAAATATGGAGAGGTATGGGTTGCAAATAACCTATCTTATCCTGAAGGAGATCCTCGAAATGAAGCTGGTATAGCTGAGGTAACTGATGAGCAAGTAAACTATCTTTTAAACGAGTTTGATACAAAGATGTATGAACAAGAGGTTGAATTTTTTGGAGCTCCAATGGAAAGAAAAGGAGAACATGGATATCTTCCTGAATATCAAGACGACGCTGGGCGTGTAGTTATCCTGGTTGATAACATTTTAGATGAAAATTATTTCGATCCTAATTACCCTAGCTATATTGCGGGATATTTCTCATCGACAATAAGTGATTTATCAGACCGCAATGTCATGACAATTGACAGTTTGGATTGGGCAAATCGAACAGGTCCAGATGCAGCAAGACCATTTTTGTATGAAGGAACTTTCGCTCATGAGTTTCAACATTTACTTCATCGAGACAGTGACTCTGCTGAAGAAAACTTTATTAATGAAGGCTTATCCGATTTTGCTCAGTATTTAGTTGGATATGGTCATTCAGACTCCCATGTTAACTTCATTATGGAAAATCTAAAAAATTCCTTAACACTTTGGGAGGATCAGGGTGGACTGCAAATTCTAGGAGACTATGGAATTGCTTATCTATTCCAGCTATATCTATATGAGCAGTATGGACAAGAATTTATTCAAAAGGAATTCAAAAACCAACTACAAGGTATCGATAGTATTAATGCTGTTTTAGAAGAAATGGGTGGTGACAGAGACTTTAATGATGTTTATCAGGATTTCATGTTGGCTTTAATGCTTGATGGTAAATATCAAGGAGATGGTGGAACATATAATTTTGATTCAATTAATGTCAACCCTAACTTGGATGCTGCGGTAGAATCTGATCTATATGCACCTGCTTGGGGAACTGATGTGAAATTTATTACACCTGACAAGAAAATTGATCATCTTTATTTTAAAGGTATTGATTTCCTTGGCACAAGCTGGACAACAGTAACGGATTCAGAAAAAGGAGAAGTTCTTTGGGGTAATGAAGGGCATCAAGCAGATAACTTTTTAATTAAAGAGCTTGATTTAACAGGAGAAACAAATCCAGTCCTATCTTTTGAAACAAAGTATTTAATTGAAGAACAATGGGACTTTGGTGCAGTTCAAGTGTCAACGGATAATGGAGAAACATGGGTTTCTTTAGAAAACGAAAATACAAGATCTGATGTGGTCGAAGACGGACATCCAAATGTAAAAGCAAATCTCCCAGGGTTTACAGGAGACTCCGGTGGATGGACTACAGAATCCTTTGATCTATCTGAATATGCAGGTCAAGAGATACTTTTAGGATTCCGATACATGACAGACTGGGCTTATAATGATCCGGGCTGGTATTTATCTAACCTTATGCTAAATGGAGAGAACATCGATCCAATGACCTCTACTGATGGCTTCATGAGCTTAGCGGAAGCAACTAAGAACTACGTTAACTACCAAGTTTCTTTTGTGGGTTACATGAAAGGAAATGCAAAAGGTCAAGACAATCATGTTAAAGTGATTAAGTTTCCAGATCTACTAAACATGAGTGAAGGAGACAAGTTGGAACTTGGCGATATGCTAAGAAGCTCCAAATACTCTAAAGTACTCATGATGGTTACTTACGCTCCTGAACCAGGTCAAGGCGGTAGTGCTACTTATGATTATGAGGTAGTTATGAAGAGTAATAATAAAAAATAA
- a CDS encoding S9 family peptidase: MAKGFSAEDLLNFTFISDPQISPDGKQLVFIQRTINEKKKYESSLYIQNIETKQVNRFTQGNSKDSSPCWSPDGKTIAFVSDRSGKGQIWLIQANGGEARPLTDFPNGASQPVWSPDGQKILVTTSLAEDESINDQPKKDDEKDNELKPYITTRLAYKSDASGFFEDKYSQLILVDVATGETTQLTDGPFDHEGGTFSLNGNKIAFSADRSDDPDRNLISDIYEINLADNKLTKLTDSGGVYHTPNYSPDGTKLSILGNRREYSNATLTRIHLLNLETKEMASLTQDWDVQADDVAINDMGTGAGNKGAIWSTNGHKLFFLASENGETQLYTVDLVGKIVPITSGSHQVYAFSLSDSENQAVLAISRADVPGDLFLFDIESGKETRLRESNAALLKERSISVPEQIVFQARDGWSLEGWVMKPVGYKEGEKYPLVLEIHGGPHMMYSHGFMHEFQVLTSKGYGVLYINPRGSHGYGQEFVDAVRGDYGGGDYHDLMDAVDYAVENFNWIDADRVGVTGGSYGGFMTNWIVGHTNRFKAAVTQRSISNWISFYGVSDIGYFFTEWEMKTDLLGDQDMLWKHSPLRYVKNVETPLLILHSEKDYRCPIEQGEQLYVALKHQGKTTKLIRFPESNHELSRNGNPNLRIARLNEIVGWFNEHL; the protein is encoded by the coding sequence ATGGCAAAAGGATTTAGTGCGGAAGATTTACTAAATTTTACATTTATTTCAGATCCACAGATTTCACCAGATGGAAAGCAGCTTGTGTTTATTCAGCGTACCATTAATGAAAAAAAGAAATACGAATCAAGTCTATACATACAAAATATTGAAACCAAGCAAGTCAATCGTTTTACACAAGGAAACTCTAAGGACTCATCTCCATGCTGGTCTCCAGATGGTAAAACCATTGCTTTTGTTTCCGACCGATCTGGAAAAGGCCAAATTTGGCTTATCCAAGCAAATGGGGGAGAAGCTCGTCCATTAACAGATTTTCCAAACGGAGCCTCTCAACCTGTGTGGTCTCCAGACGGTCAAAAGATTCTTGTCACAACTTCATTGGCTGAAGACGAATCCATAAACGATCAGCCTAAAAAAGACGACGAAAAAGACAACGAACTTAAACCCTACATCACTACACGGCTTGCCTATAAATCAGATGCTTCTGGATTTTTTGAAGACAAGTATAGTCAGCTAATTTTAGTGGACGTAGCAACCGGAGAAACAACCCAGCTCACAGACGGACCATTCGACCATGAAGGTGGAACTTTTTCACTAAATGGGAACAAAATCGCTTTTAGTGCTGATCGATCAGACGATCCAGACAGGAACTTAATTTCAGATATCTATGAAATAAACTTAGCTGACAACAAACTAACCAAACTCACCGACAGTGGAGGAGTATACCACACACCAAACTACTCACCAGACGGAACAAAGCTCTCTATTCTCGGTAACAGACGCGAATACTCCAATGCAACACTAACACGAATTCATTTATTAAATCTTGAGACTAAAGAAATGGCGTCTCTAACCCAAGACTGGGACGTCCAAGCCGACGATGTCGCCATCAACGACATGGGAACCGGAGCAGGAAACAAAGGCGCCATCTGGAGCACCAATGGGCATAAGCTTTTCTTTCTCGCCAGTGAAAACGGGGAAACCCAACTCTATACGGTTGATTTGGTAGGAAAAATAGTACCTATAACGAGTGGTTCTCACCAAGTCTATGCTTTTAGCCTATCAGATAGCGAGAACCAAGCTGTGCTCGCCATCAGCCGAGCAGACGTACCAGGAGATCTCTTCCTTTTTGATATTGAGAGCGGTAAGGAAACTCGCCTGAGAGAGTCCAACGCCGCTCTTTTAAAAGAAAGGTCCATCTCCGTGCCGGAGCAAATCGTGTTTCAAGCCCGAGATGGCTGGTCCCTTGAGGGTTGGGTTATGAAACCAGTAGGATACAAAGAGGGTGAAAAATATCCATTAGTCCTTGAAATCCATGGTGGTCCACATATGATGTACAGCCACGGCTTCATGCACGAGTTTCAGGTTCTTACATCAAAAGGTTATGGAGTTCTATATATCAACCCCCGAGGAAGTCACGGATACGGCCAAGAGTTTGTTGATGCAGTACGTGGCGACTATGGAGGAGGAGACTACCATGATTTAATGGATGCCGTTGACTATGCTGTGGAGAATTTTAACTGGATTGATGCTGATCGAGTGGGGGTTACCGGTGGAAGCTATGGAGGGTTTATGACGAACTGGATCGTTGGTCATACAAACCGTTTTAAAGCTGCTGTTACCCAGCGTTCCATCAGCAACTGGATCAGCTTTTATGGGGTGAGTGACATCGGATACTTTTTCACAGAATGGGAAATGAAGACAGACTTGCTAGGAGATCAAGATATGTTGTGGAAGCACTCCCCATTGCGCTATGTAAAAAATGTAGAAACTCCATTATTGATTTTGCACAGTGAAAAAGACTATCGCTGTCCTATTGAGCAAGGAGAACAACTCTACGTTGCCCTAAAACACCAAGGAAAAACAACCAAACTCATACGTTTTCCAGAATCCAACCACGAACTATCAAGAAACGGAAACCCCAACCTAAGAATCGCCCGACTAAACGAAATTGTCGGATGGTTTAACGAACACCTGTAA
- a CDS encoding TerC family protein, with protein sequence MESIWLEYGWTLLVLIVLEGLLSADNALVLAVIAKHLPDDQKKKAINYGIIMAFVFRFGAIFAISFLANVWQVQAIGAAYLIYLGLKHVIGNWMGKGQDEEEDKNTAGKGFWSTVGKIGIADLAFAIDSILAAVALALALPDSPLGNFGGMDGAKFAVVVLAGIAGLILIKYAATLFVKLLNDRPGLETTAYLIVAWVGVKLAVITLSHEKVGVLPHEFPHGTPWTITFWGVLLGTAVAGWFLSGRTANKDKQENDKTNEDSV encoded by the coding sequence TTGGAATCTATATGGTTAGAATATGGATGGACTTTATTAGTACTTATTGTTCTTGAAGGATTATTATCTGCGGATAACGCACTAGTTCTAGCCGTTATTGCAAAACATTTACCAGATGATCAGAAAAAGAAGGCCATTAACTACGGTATCATTATGGCGTTTGTTTTTCGATTTGGAGCCATTTTTGCCATTTCATTTTTAGCGAACGTATGGCAAGTTCAAGCGATAGGTGCTGCTTATTTAATTTACTTGGGGCTTAAACATGTGATTGGCAATTGGATGGGAAAGGGCCAGGATGAGGAAGAGGATAAAAATACAGCAGGAAAAGGCTTTTGGTCAACAGTGGGAAAGATTGGTATAGCTGATTTAGCATTTGCTATTGACTCTATCTTAGCTGCAGTAGCCCTTGCACTAGCACTACCAGACTCTCCATTAGGTAATTTTGGTGGAATGGACGGGGCTAAATTTGCGGTCGTTGTCTTAGCAGGAATTGCAGGGTTAATTTTAATCAAATATGCGGCGACATTATTTGTGAAGTTACTCAACGATCGTCCCGGCTTGGAAACGACAGCTTATCTTATTGTAGCTTGGGTAGGTGTAAAACTTGCAGTGATTACCCTTTCACATGAAAAGGTAGGTGTGTTGCCACATGAATTTCCACACGGAACTCCATGGACAATCACTTTCTGGGGAGTACTCCTAGGGACGGCCGTTGCAGGCTGGTTCCTTTCAGGCAGAACAGCAAATAAGGATAAACAAGAAAATGATAAAACAAATGAAGACTCTGTATAA
- a CDS encoding phosphatase PAP2 family protein, which translates to MDEQQAKKVKFPVLIVLAGLIVISLFTYIFIEIGEELLGSEIKAFDSTIIDFLKTIETDLLDQMMILVTELGSVWFLTAMCILVILLLWFRANDWWGIGAFIVANGGGALLTQVLKEYYNRGRPSINPEIDAIGYSFPSGHSMGSLIFYGFTIYLVLRSNRSKTLKTLYITIAGLLIFFIGFSRIYLGAHFPSDVLAGYLAGTAWMMLCILALEWIEWQNHYHIRPFHAMRNFFIRRFHEKPRSNG; encoded by the coding sequence ATGGATGAACAGCAGGCAAAAAAAGTGAAATTCCCTGTCCTAATTGTCTTAGCTGGTCTAATCGTTATTAGTTTATTTACCTATATTTTTATTGAAATAGGAGAGGAACTGCTCGGATCAGAAATTAAGGCATTTGACTCGACGATCATTGATTTTTTAAAAACGATTGAAACAGATTTACTCGATCAGATGATGATCCTTGTTACAGAACTAGGATCGGTATGGTTTTTAACTGCTATGTGTATCTTAGTTATACTTTTACTTTGGTTTCGAGCCAATGATTGGTGGGGAATTGGAGCCTTTATTGTAGCTAATGGGGGTGGCGCTCTCCTAACTCAAGTTTTAAAAGAATATTATAACAGAGGAAGACCATCCATAAATCCGGAAATTGATGCGATTGGTTATAGTTTTCCAAGTGGGCACTCCATGGGATCTCTTATCTTTTATGGATTTACGATTTACCTTGTCTTAAGGAGTAACCGATCAAAAACTTTAAAAACCCTTTATATAACGATTGCTGGTTTGCTTATATTTTTCATCGGTTTTAGTCGCATTTATTTAGGTGCTCATTTTCCGAGTGATGTTCTTGCTGGGTACCTAGCAGGAACGGCGTGGATGATGTTATGTATCTTGGCGCTGGAATGGATAGAATGGCAAAATCATTATCATATTCGTCCATTTCATGCGATGCGAAATTTTTTCATCCGCAGGTTTCATGAAAAACCAAGGAGTAACGGCTAG
- a CDS encoding glycosyltransferase: MANQLFIYSLSIIWVMLLYHMFLMQGGYQYSLTHFKPIEEWKRKNITLPKVSILIPAYNEEIVIDKTIRAMTRLNYPKEKLEVIIVNDNSQDQTGAILDQYAELYPYIVPVHNKPPFSGKGKSGALNAGLNHASGEIIIVYDADNVPEKDAVYNLVLALLNDPKAGVVVGKFRVNNAKKNLLTSFINIETICFQWMAQAGRWNWFKMTTIPGTNFAIRREIIQQLNGWDEKALAEDTELTIRVYNLGYYIRFFPAAITWEQEPESLKVWWKQRTRWARGNQYVILKFIWRWLTLKKKSILFDLFYFFFTYFLFFSGVIISNVILIANLFFDLRLEFGVVAIVLWVLAYLLFITEIMITLSIEKTELTIKNLAIVSIMYFTYSQLWILLVINAIFLEIKRVLLRQEVKWYKTERFGDSPKNHPPM; this comes from the coding sequence ATGGCTAATCAACTATTTATATATTCTCTTTCTATCATATGGGTCATGCTTTTGTACCATATGTTTCTGATGCAAGGTGGATATCAATATTCCCTTACCCACTTTAAGCCGATAGAGGAATGGAAAAGAAAAAATATCACTCTACCAAAGGTAAGTATCTTAATCCCAGCATATAATGAGGAAATAGTCATAGATAAAACGATTCGGGCTATGACTAGGTTAAATTACCCAAAGGAAAAACTAGAAGTTATTATAGTAAACGACAATTCACAAGATCAAACAGGAGCAATCCTTGATCAATACGCTGAACTATATCCCTATATTGTCCCCGTCCATAACAAACCTCCCTTTTCTGGAAAAGGGAAATCTGGGGCATTAAATGCCGGGTTAAATCATGCAAGTGGCGAGATTATTATCGTTTATGATGCTGACAACGTGCCCGAAAAGGATGCTGTATACAATCTGGTGTTAGCCCTTCTAAATGATCCTAAAGCCGGTGTGGTAGTTGGAAAATTTAGAGTGAATAATGCCAAGAAAAATCTTCTGACATCATTTATCAACATCGAGACGATCTGTTTTCAATGGATGGCACAAGCAGGCCGTTGGAATTGGTTTAAAATGACTACTATTCCTGGTACTAATTTTGCTATACGTCGAGAAATAATCCAACAATTGAACGGATGGGATGAAAAGGCACTAGCTGAAGATACAGAGTTAACCATTCGTGTCTATAACTTAGGATACTATATTCGATTCTTCCCAGCAGCTATCACTTGGGAACAGGAGCCCGAATCTCTTAAAGTATGGTGGAAGCAAAGAACACGATGGGCCCGCGGAAATCAATATGTTATTTTAAAATTCATTTGGAGATGGCTTACTCTAAAAAAGAAGAGTATCTTATTCGATTTATTTTACTTCTTTTTTACTTATTTTTTATTCTTTTCCGGAGTTATCATTTCCAACGTTATCTTAATTGCTAATCTGTTTTTTGATCTGAGATTGGAATTTGGAGTCGTGGCTATTGTTTTATGGGTACTAGCCTACCTTTTATTTATAACAGAAATCATGATTACATTAAGTATTGAAAAAACCGAATTAACGATTAAGAATTTAGCCATTGTATCTATAATGTATTTTACTTATTCCCAATTATGGATTTTGCTTGTCATAAATGCTATATTCCTTGAGATTAAGCGAGTCCTGTTAAGACAAGAAGTGAAATGGTATAAAACAGAACGTTTTGGGGATAGTCCTAAAAACCATCCACCAATGTAA